ATGGCTAAAAGCAGTTGGAATGAGGGATCTCAGGAGAGTTGTTCCTCAATATCAAGTTCCTCCAACAGGTTGACATGGTTGAGGGGATTGAACATTTCAATGTCAAAACACTTGTTGGGAAGCTTTGTTGGGGCAAGAGGGTACTCAACGGAGCATTGTTTAGTGATTGGAATTTTACGTGCAATGACCACAGAGTTAATGACTTCATCAGTGGGATGGAATATGGAGAGGACCTCAAATCCGCGTAGATCACATGGATCAACAACTGGATAAAGGAAAGCCCTAGCACCATGAGCACTCCTCAGCATCAAAAGAGCCCCAGGGGCCATGTACTCAGCCACATGATCGATGACACGAACTTTTGTTTCCTTGTCCATCCCCACAAGAGCCGCCAAGAACACAACATCATAGTCCTTCAAATCATTTGTAATATCCATTATATCTGAAGTGTGAAAGAACATCCTTTGAGATAAATCAGGGTCAGATGAAACCAGTTGAAGAGCCATGGAATTGGCTGAAGGGTCGATATCATAGTTGTGGAAAGAGGTGGTGGTAAGATGGAATGAAGCCAACACAATTGAGGTGAGGGGAAGAGGACCGGAACCAACAAAGGCAACTTTCGTAGGGAGATTAGAGCAGTGTTTGGTAAGGATATTGAATTCAAGTTGGCTAAGCTTAAGATAGTTAGAATAGTAAGGGAAAATGTGAAGATGGTGAAGAGGGTTATCATAGGATCCCAAGATGGTTGAGAAATGGCTCTCCAAGTGTCCCTCAGCTTCTCCACATAGTCGAATCAACTTACACCTGATGTCTTGAATTGATTTGCAAAGCTTGGTAACATCGATAGGGCTGGGTGGCATGCATGTGACAACAAGTTGTGTGAAGAGCATGTTGACATCTTTGCAAGGTTTGAGACTCTCGAGGCTTGAGATTTGCTCATACAACTCGCAGACCTTTTGTACCAAGGGATCTTTCTCGCAAACCATGTCGACACTATGAGgttatggaaagaaaaattgttaataaaaaaaagaaaagaaataaacttgTTTGAAGAGGTAGAGACAATCTCAAAACCTCCAATGGAGTCATTATTTATGGGCAATTGTGGGGACCACAACATGCTGAGCCTTGTCTTGCTTTATTAGCAGTAGAAGTTGGTTTTGATATTTACAACTTCAAGttttttaccctttttcttGGAATATTTACTAGGTTTTCTTTTGTCCTAAGCGCAGAAAGCAAACTTTGGAGAGCTAAGAGTATAATTCGATCTCTTCAAGGTTTAGCAGATTCATGGGGTAACATTTTGCGCACCGCACACAcacacgtatatatatatatatatatatatacataacagGTCCTTGTAGTAATAACAAATATTTGGCTGAActcttttaatttcatgatttataTTGTAGACTAATAATTTCTTCATCCACAATTTTATAATCCCAAAGATTTATAGccattaaaagagttaaaattcATAGATAACAGGCTTACTTCAAAAAAactaatcttaattttttttattcataaatttctTATGAAACTTATTGATTCAAGTCTGGATGACAATAATTAGAGACATTTTATTTGGTGCACAGAAAGTTGTAAAATGCATCATGAGTGCcagagagaaagaaagataaatgagagatggTGGTTGAGAGAggaagagagaagagaaagaTCCTGATTCCTTAGCCTTAGGATATCTTATAAAGGGCAGCATCGCTCTTTTCTAAGGTATCAGTGTCATTCTCTTGATGATTCCATATTTCTTGAAACTCAATCGAGCTATTGACATCACTTAGTCTTAAGAGTATGGATGGCAAGTATAACGCCTTTGCTAAAGGTATTGTCCTCAAGGTGTGTGCTCACCTTGCCATGGGTTTACAAAGTAAAGAGTCCTTAGCTTTTAGTTAGTAAGATCTTTTTCTTACAATTGACATTAACTCACAAAGCAATGAATAATGTCGGtatgtaacaaaataaaatcacgAGCTCTAGGCATAACAAAACTATAGTGATAGAAGTAAAACATTTCATTATCTCAATGCTAAGGTCTAATTTATATGCTTCATCGTACATAACATACTTGTCTTTGTTCAGTGTTTATTGGAATTTGCTAAGTTGCTTAGCTTAGTTAGTTAAATTTAGTAGAATGTTTCGTTAGTATATAATGCAACTTCATGTGATCTTATTTTCAATTGAATCTGAATGCACAATTCATCCATTACCTCTCAGCCTTATCAGCTAATTTTCGATCACCATTATCATCttaacagttttttttttaattttctattaatttattcaattccCAAATGTGTTGGTTAATTTGTAttaagaataatattttaacttatcaACATTTCTTGTTTTGAAACTTAGCATTTGCCTTATTAGTTATTGGCGTTCACCCTATAACTCATGTTGAGATTGAGTTGTAAGAATTGTCTGCTTGTAATGTGTGTGagataataaattatgtatatataagaaaatatttcttatttcaacttttatcccCAAGtccataattaatattaatccATAATAGAATACCTTTTATAAGGGTGTTTAGATAACATTTGTAATTAGTGGGTCTCACTAAACCCACTAAATGAATTGGGTGCAATTGGAGCAATCCAAGAGAGAGGGTAAGAATTGCAATAATTACACGggtaattacaaataattatattcaaatccAACAACCTATTACTTTCTAAACATGCTTGTacattatttaagtttaaaaagttgttttatataataattgtattttaattttagtatatataaaacataattatatgttattttaccaatctcattcaaataatttaaaatttttattgatgggagataatttttatatttttgacatattaaataattaactaaattacatagtatttattataaattatttatacttagaTCAAGGATCAACCTATTATAACAATGATTATCGTTTAATGTTAAAAGAGAATCACTCAATAAACATGAAGTTTATtagtaattagataaaattgcataggattttatttttcttgttaagttTATTAGTAACCTTATTGTTAAATacttttgggtaaactacacctatGATCACTCTAAAATAGTGTTTTTCGTATTTTAGTTAATCCAAGTTTTTTCTCAACTTATTcccttaaataatataattgtgCGAATTAGTCActgtgttaaaatttttattttcttttaatagatTACTGATGTGACACTAAGTGGCTAACATAAGACATTTTTTCCCTTCAAAGACGATGGCCGAAAGAACCACCATCCCACTGCTCACCCCAAATGAAGGATCTGATGATTACTCCAAAGTATACCTTATCCACACTTCCTTTAACGTTTCTATTCCTAAGCTCATCCACAACGTGAGGGAGATCGTTTACCCTTGCAACTCGAACCTCGCAATCTTTCTCGAGTACATGCTTCGTCCCCTAATGGATCTACTTGAACGAAGAAGGAAGAAGGCCTGATTTACCCTATTTTAAAGTGATCACGGTGTAATTTATcctaatatattatatacaatgGTTTGATTGTATGTTTTGCTACTTGCTTAGAGAATATTTTCTCTCAATTATTCTTgacaatttttataataattaatattatttttaaatttatattgatgtAATCATGCAAGTATAATTTATACTACCAAACATGAAATAGTGAATTACAACTAATTACACTTAGTCTGActatatccaaaaaaaaaaatagaagtcattgtaattacaaaaaaatttaactattatctAATAATTACACAAGAAAATGATTTCAGCTTTAATAGCATTGAAGTCCCCCAAGATGCCTTGCCTCTATGCTTTCACACTGGTTtcttatatcatatatataagaACCAATAAACTATAATGAATTAATAACGTTTCTTTCACGTAAAAGTGAAGGAATATTGTTCACCAATCACTCCATCCACTCTTGGAATGCCAATGAAACTTGATGAAATATGTTGGTATTTTGACCTTAggtttaattctaattttataattcgaatagatgaataattaataaaattttgatgaaatacATAACCAAAAATCGAATTACTCTAAAAGCTTCGTTTTCACTTAAACTAAATTATCATCTAACAACATcgcatttctcactttttttcttGTGATAGTTCAACTATCTAAAAGACAAGATGCCCCTACATAAATTGGATGGTCACCTTTGAAACTCCATTACTATATGTGTTGACATTCCCAAGCTTTGAAAgcaacatattttcaatttaaaaataattcaagttttttGCAATATCATTGAGATAACATATAGTAATAATGGTGCCAATTCCTTGtctaaaatatatgttttttttattcaatttcaatggTGAATATTAGAGATCATCAATCTCTTAAAGTTAGTGCTAGGTCTAGCTAGTGCTACCCTAGCCGTTTTGGCTTAGGTCTTCTCTCCTTTGTTTTCAGCTCCATGTCTAGAAAGTAAGTTTGAAGATGCATGAAAAGCTTCTGATAtcagtaaaaataatattaaatataaaaagaataacacatgaaaatatttaatggagaaataaatgaacaatacaagcttcattttgaaaatgaagTTGCCCAAATAAACATCCTCTACTTGCTTCTTTGAAGGTTCAAACTCATTGAGTTTTATCGTTTTAACATTCATTGGTCACTAGATCAATCAcaagaatttcattttaaattttattttcttaataaatttcgaaagaaaaaaatctttttttaataaataaattttaaaagaaaatatcttttcttaataattttgtttgacacttttttttatttctcaaagtATCTACCGGAGTGAGCCCAATAATTAATCATTCGCATACTATAGGTCCA
The Gossypium raimondii isolate GPD5lz chromosome 8, ASM2569854v1, whole genome shotgun sequence DNA segment above includes these coding regions:
- the LOC105792468 gene encoding nicotianamine synthase, translating into MVCEKDPLVQKVCELYEQISSLESLKPCKDVNMLFTQLVVTCMPPSPIDVTKLCKSIQDIRCKLIRLCGEAEGHLESHFSTILGSYDNPLHHLHIFPYYSNYLKLSQLEFNILTKHCSNLPTKVAFVGSGPLPLTSIVLASFHLTTTSFHNYDIDPSANSMALQLVSSDPDLSQRMFFHTSDIMDITNDLKDYDVVFLAALVGMDKETKVRVIDHVAEYMAPGALLMLRSAHGARAFLYPVVDPCDLRGFEVLSIFHPTDEVINSVVIARKIPITKQCSVEYPLAPTKLPNKCFDIEMFNPLNHVNLLEELDIEEQLS